One genomic window of Hymenobacter sp. J193 includes the following:
- the hisIE gene encoding bifunctional phosphoribosyl-AMP cyclohydrolase/phosphoribosyl-ATP diphosphatase HisIE yields the protein MDFAKMPDELIPVIVQDAHTGQVLMLGYQNEEAQRVTRQTGRVTFFSRSKQRLWTKGETSGNYLTVVSEHEDCDQDALLILAHPDGPTCHRGTTSCFEQPDQVRYPAPAVSFVAELERLVQRRHQHPDEDPKSYTASLFRKGMPKIAQKVGEEAVETVIDAVAGNTEGLKGEAADLLYHLLVLLTASGLSIEDVVAVLRQRHSTISGGLRRE from the coding sequence ATGGATTTTGCCAAAATGCCCGATGAGCTGATTCCCGTAATAGTGCAGGATGCCCATACGGGGCAGGTGCTGATGCTGGGCTACCAGAACGAAGAAGCGCAGCGCGTAACCCGTCAGACGGGCCGCGTGACGTTCTTTTCCCGCTCCAAGCAGCGCCTCTGGACCAAGGGCGAAACCAGTGGGAACTACCTCACCGTGGTAAGTGAGCACGAAGACTGCGACCAGGACGCGCTGCTCATCCTGGCCCACCCCGACGGGCCCACCTGCCACCGGGGTACCACCAGCTGCTTCGAGCAGCCCGACCAAGTGCGCTACCCAGCCCCGGCTGTGAGCTTCGTGGCGGAGCTGGAGCGCCTGGTGCAGCGCCGCCACCAGCACCCCGACGAAGACCCCAAATCGTACACCGCCTCGCTGTTTCGCAAGGGCATGCCCAAAATAGCCCAGAAAGTGGGAGAGGAGGCCGTCGAAACTGTTATTGATGCGGTAGCCGGCAACACCGAGGGCCTTAAAGGCGAAGCCGCTGACTTGCTTTACCATTTGCTGGTGCTGCTCACGGCCTCAGGCTTATCCATAGAAGATGTGGTAGCCGTGCTCAGGCAGCGCCACAGTACCATCTCCGGCGGTCTGCGCCGGGAGTAG
- the hisF gene encoding imidazole glycerol phosphate synthase subunit HisF: MLTKRIIPCLDVKDGRTVKGVRFEGLRDAGDPVALAARYAREGADELVFLDITATNQKRATLVALVRDVARELDIPFTVGGGIGTVADVEALLMNGADKVSINSAALARPGLIDELAARFGSQCIVVAADARYHEPEGWQIYTRAGTHNTGLDAVQWCREVADRGAGEILLTSMSNDGTKDGFALDITGAVSRAVSVPVVASGGAGSKQDFTNVFQLAHADAGLAASIFHFGEIGIRELKEHLRQDGIAVRL; encoded by the coding sequence ATGCTAACCAAACGAATCATACCCTGCCTCGACGTGAAGGACGGGCGCACCGTGAAAGGGGTGCGCTTCGAGGGCCTGCGCGACGCCGGTGACCCGGTGGCCCTGGCCGCTCGCTACGCCCGCGAGGGCGCCGACGAGCTGGTGTTCCTCGACATCACCGCCACCAACCAGAAGCGCGCCACGCTGGTGGCCCTGGTGCGCGACGTGGCCCGCGAGCTGGATATTCCCTTCACTGTGGGTGGAGGCATTGGCACGGTGGCTGACGTGGAAGCTTTGCTTATGAACGGGGCCGACAAAGTGAGCATCAACTCGGCTGCCCTGGCGCGCCCCGGGCTGATTGACGAGCTGGCCGCCCGCTTCGGTTCCCAGTGCATTGTGGTGGCCGCCGATGCCCGGTACCACGAGCCGGAGGGCTGGCAGATCTACACCCGCGCCGGTACCCACAACACTGGCCTCGACGCTGTGCAATGGTGCCGCGAGGTGGCCGACCGCGGTGCCGGTGAAATCCTGCTTACCAGCATGAGCAACGACGGTACCAAGGACGGCTTCGCCCTCGACATTACCGGAGCCGTGAGCCGAGCCGTGTCGGTGCCGGTAGTGGCCTCGGGTGGGGCCGGGTCCAAGCAGGACTTTACCAACGTTTTTCAGCTGGCCCACGCCGATGCGGGCCTGGCCGCCAGCATCTTTCACTTCGGCGAAATCGGCATCCGCGAGCTAAAAGAGCACCTGCGCCAGGACGGCATTGCCGTGCGGCTGTAA
- the hisA gene encoding 1-(5-phosphoribosyl)-5-[(5-phosphoribosylamino)methylideneamino]imidazole-4-carboxamide isomerase, translated as MEIIPAIDLINGQCVRLTEGDFTQQTTYDADPLAVAQRFEAAGVKRLHLVDLDGARAKRPVNLPVLERIARHTALHIDFGGGLQSEEAVRQAFDAGARQITAGSIAVREPATVNGWLQTFGADRIIIGADYRDNHISINAWAEQSERTLREFVEGYLASGATTFICTDVSKDGKLQGPSLATYTELREQLPAAQLIASGGVTTLADVEALAAVGMHGAIIGKAIYEGTITLEQLRPWL; from the coding sequence ATGGAAATCATTCCCGCCATCGACCTCATCAACGGCCAGTGCGTGCGCCTGACGGAGGGCGACTTCACCCAGCAGACTACCTACGACGCCGATCCGCTGGCCGTGGCCCAACGCTTTGAGGCGGCCGGCGTAAAGCGCCTGCACCTGGTAGACCTCGACGGAGCCCGCGCTAAACGCCCCGTAAACCTGCCCGTGCTGGAGCGCATTGCCCGCCATACCGCCCTGCACATCGACTTCGGGGGTGGACTGCAGAGCGAGGAAGCCGTACGCCAGGCCTTCGACGCCGGGGCCCGGCAGATTACGGCCGGCAGCATTGCCGTGCGCGAGCCCGCCACCGTGAATGGCTGGCTTCAAACCTTCGGGGCGGACCGCATCATCATTGGGGCCGACTACCGCGACAACCACATTTCCATCAACGCCTGGGCTGAGCAGAGTGAGCGGACGTTGCGCGAGTTTGTGGAGGGCTACCTGGCCAGCGGGGCCACTACCTTTATCTGTACTGACGTGAGCAAGGATGGCAAGCTCCAGGGCCCGTCTCTGGCTACCTACACCGAGTTACGCGAGCAGCTGCCCGCCGCCCAACTTATTGCCAGCGGGGGAGTGACTACTCTGGCTGATGTGGAAGCCCTGGCCGCTGTGGGCATGCACGGGGCCATCATCGGCAAAGCCATCTACGAAGGCACCATCACGCTGGAGCAACTGAGGCCCTGGCTGTAA
- the hisH gene encoding imidazole glycerol phosphate synthase subunit HisH, translating into MEIAIVDYKGGNVQSVLFALERLGVQATLTADHEIIRRADKVLFPGEGEAASAMQELRAQGLHELLPTLTQPFLGICLGMQLLGRHTQEGGGTELLNILPFDVVRFPATAEFKVPHMGWNNLQALRGPLFEGLGAEDYVYFVHSYYAPVGAYTIAESTYPAPFSAAVQHQNFYAVQFHAEKSGPVGTRILENFLKL; encoded by the coding sequence ATGGAAATAGCCATAGTTGATTACAAAGGCGGCAACGTACAGTCGGTGCTTTTTGCGCTGGAACGACTGGGCGTGCAAGCCACGCTCACGGCCGACCACGAAATAATTCGCCGCGCCGATAAGGTACTGTTCCCGGGTGAAGGCGAGGCCGCCTCCGCCATGCAGGAACTACGGGCTCAGGGCCTGCACGAGCTGCTGCCTACGCTTACGCAACCCTTCCTGGGAATCTGCCTGGGGATGCAACTGCTGGGCCGCCATACCCAGGAAGGCGGGGGCACCGAACTGCTCAATATTCTACCCTTCGATGTAGTGCGCTTCCCAGCCACCGCGGAGTTCAAAGTGCCGCACATGGGCTGGAACAACCTGCAGGCCCTGCGCGGTCCGTTGTTTGAAGGGCTGGGTGCAGAAGACTACGTGTACTTCGTGCACAGCTACTACGCCCCGGTGGGCGCGTACACCATCGCCGAATCAACATACCCTGCGCCATTCAGCGCTGCCGTGCAGCACCAGAACTTCTATGCCGTGCAGTTTCACGCTGAGAAGAGTGGTCCCGTCGGCACCCGCATCCTGGAAAACTTTCTCAAGCTGTAA
- the hisB gene encoding bifunctional histidinol-phosphatase/imidazoleglycerol-phosphate dehydratase HisB — MKKVLFIDRDGTILVEPPTDFQVDALTREKFQFVPGAITGLARIARELDYELVLVSNQDGLGTASFPEDTFWPAHTMMLDVLRSEGVEFVREHIDRSFPHENLPTRKPGTGMLTQYLGEGSGYDLKNSFVIGDRVTDVELAQNLGCQSILLKPEGEGDERAALTTMSWEKIYQFLRLPARTAVVQRDTNETKIRIELNLDGNGRPEMHTGLGFFDHMLDQLSKHSGVDMRITVQGDLHIDEHHTIEDTAIALGEAFTQALGDKRGLARYGFLLPMDDVLAQAAIDFSGRPWIVWDAEFKREKVGDMPCEMFYHFFKSFSDAAHCNLNIKAEGQNEHHKIEAIFKAVAKSIKMALVRDAGRMEIPSTKGIL, encoded by the coding sequence ATGAAAAAAGTACTCTTCATTGACCGCGACGGCACCATCCTCGTTGAGCCGCCGACGGATTTCCAGGTGGACGCGCTGACGCGGGAAAAATTTCAGTTTGTGCCCGGCGCCATCACCGGCCTGGCCCGCATTGCCCGCGAGCTGGATTATGAGCTGGTGTTGGTGAGCAACCAGGATGGCCTCGGCACAGCCAGCTTTCCGGAGGATACTTTCTGGCCGGCCCACACCATGATGCTCGACGTGCTGCGCTCGGAAGGAGTGGAGTTCGTGCGTGAGCACATCGACCGCAGCTTCCCCCACGAGAACCTGCCCACCCGCAAGCCCGGCACCGGCATGCTCACCCAGTACCTGGGCGAAGGCAGTGGCTACGACCTCAAAAACTCCTTCGTCATCGGCGACCGAGTGACCGACGTGGAGCTGGCCCAGAACCTGGGCTGCCAGTCTATACTATTGAAGCCGGAAGGGGAGGGCGACGAGCGCGCCGCGCTGACCACCATGAGTTGGGAAAAAATATACCAGTTTCTGCGTCTGCCTGCTCGTACCGCCGTGGTACAACGCGACACGAACGAAACTAAAATCCGCATTGAGCTGAACCTCGATGGCAACGGCCGGCCTGAGATGCACACCGGTTTAGGCTTCTTTGACCATATGCTCGATCAGCTCAGTAAGCACTCGGGCGTGGATATGCGCATCACGGTACAAGGCGACCTGCACATCGACGAGCACCACACCATTGAGGACACGGCCATTGCCCTGGGCGAAGCTTTCACCCAGGCCCTCGGCGACAAGCGTGGCCTGGCCCGCTACGGCTTCCTGCTGCCGATGGATGACGTACTAGCCCAGGCCGCCATTGACTTCTCGGGCCGCCCCTGGATTGTGTGGGATGCTGAGTTCAAGCGCGAGAAAGTAGGGGATATGCCCTGTGAAATGTTTTACCATTTCTTCAAGAGCTTCTCCGATGCTGCCCACTGCAACCTCAATATCAAAGCCGAGGGTCAGAACGAGCACCACAAGATCGAAGCCATCTTCAAGGCCGTAGCCAAGTCCATAAAAATGGCCCTGGTGCGCGACGCCGGCCGCATGGAAATCCCCAGCACCAAAGGCATTCTGTAG